Proteins encoded by one window of Gambusia affinis linkage group LG17, SWU_Gaff_1.0, whole genome shotgun sequence:
- the ptgdsa gene encoding prostaglandin D2 synthase a, with protein sequence MKTTMLSVAMVMICVTMAHSLKPQKDFNLEKFAGKWYRVGLAYDSPGFIPLRDKVKISMGVITTLPSGNVNLTMWEALSVACIRKFYQYNKTSVPGQFIYFSTRHRMVKDITVVDTNYTEYAVVLKCKNFHREYTQAALYSRSPRTKVQVLQKFKAFALSRGFPRASILTPPPADNCPASGSG encoded by the exons ATGAAGACGACCATGCTCTCTGTCGCCATGGTGATGATCTGTGTGACGATGGCGCACTCATTGAAGCCACAAAAGGATTTCAACTTGGAAAAG TTTGCAGGTAAATGGTACCGAGTGGGGCTCGCCTATGACTCTCCAGGCTTTATCCCTTTAAGAGACAAAGTGAAGATCTCCATGGGCGTCATCACAACACTCCCCAGTGGCAATGTCAACCTCACAATGTGGGAAGCTCT ATCTGTGGCCTGCATTCGTAAATTTTACCAGTATAACAAGACAAGCGTGCCTGGACAGTTCATCTACTTCAGCACCC gCCATCGCATGGTGAAGGACATCACTGTTGTGGACACAAACTACACTGAGTATGCTGTGGTTCTCAAATGCAAGAATTTTCACAGAGAGTACACACAGGCTGCGCTTTACA GTCGCTCACCAAGAACCAAAGTACAAGTCCTGCAGAAGTTTAAGGCCTTTGCTTTGTCCCGTGGTTTCCCCAGAGCATCTATTCTGACCCCTCCTCCAGCAg ACAACTGTCCAGCATCAGGATCTGGATAA
- the LOC122819306 gene encoding protein AMBP-like — protein sequence MQRVVFLVPLLVVGSVWTHQMDPVMENSPVTPIENFDFEQFTGRWYELAVLSTCPHYMQRKKRNPVIVALDLTHVPTQHNFTMTSSTFKNGTCMETLTVYSLTSTPGRFFHHVARFGADVDSFVIHTNYDEYALMLQLSTEQPSGNKTTIIKLYGRTMSVSPPVLDQFKALIRRHEISENAAIMNQHKGNCLPGKQMMEETANHQAFVPQISKQNITTKNKQNDV from the exons ATGCAGAGAGTCGTGTTTCTGGTGCCTCTACTGGTTGTTGGATCGGTATGGACCCACCAGATGGACCCAGTGATGGAAAATAGTCCAGTAACACCAATAGAGAACTTTGATTTTGAGCAG tttacaGGACGATGGTATGAATTGGCTGTGCTGTCCACTTGTCCTCACTACATGCAGCGCAAGAAGAGAAACCCTGTCATTGTGGCGCTAGACCTGACGCATGTTCCTACTCAGCATAATTTTACAATGACTTCCTCCACCTTCAA GAATGGCACCTGCATGGAGACTTTGACAGTCTATAGCTTGACCAGCACTCCAGGGCGATTCTTTCACCATGTTGCAA GATTTGGAGCCGATGTTGATTCCTTCGTGATCCACACAAACTATGATGAGTACgctctgatgctgcagctgagcACAGAGCAACCATCGGGAAATAAAACCACCATAATTAAACTTTATG GTCGAACTATGAGTGTTAGTCCTCCTGTTCTTGATCAGTTTAAAGCACTCATCAGACGCCATGAAATTAGTGAAAATGCTGCTATCATGAATCAACACAAAG GTAACTGTCTTCCAGGTAAACAAATGATGGAGGAAACTGCTAACCATCAG gcttttgTTCCTCAGATCTCCAAACAGAATATTACTACAAAGAATAAGCAAAATGATGTCTGA